AAAGTTTCAACTTTCACCTAAGCCAATCATCTGCTAGGCCACTTGTAACCACCCCGAGTGTTCCAAACCTGGTCCATGGGGTATGGAGAAGTTTGGGATTATACTCTTGCAAAAACATGGGATGTGAGTTTAGGGCCAATCTGCCTCAcatccaataaataaaaaactaattgtcTTTATACTTGGTAAACTTCATATTTTCAAACATGAGATGTTGGTCTGCATTATAATGAGGTTGAGCAAGGCATGTAGGGTGcctatttattattcttttataaagGAGGGTATGAGATTTTGGTCCCACAAGACCCACAAGGTGAGTAGATAGGAGTCAAGCATTAATTTCAGACCAAAGAATGCAGTATAGGGTAAGTTAGCAAAATCCCACCCCAACCCACCATGTTGCCAAGCCTAtccaaccaaaataaaaatgaaagaacaaaTTCATCGAATAAATGTTAACCAAAAAAGAACCTGGATTTCTCGAGGCATTTCTCTATAATGATTTAGTTTGTTTCTCATAACTCGCAACAAGTCTCGAACACTGTTAAAATTATATCGCCGGtaataaccgatgttagcaATGAAAGCTGGTTCCATCCTTTCATCCCATTTTCCACCCAAGGCCACTGTAGCAATGCTTTCTAATGTCACCAAAAGATCAGAATTAGTCTCTCTATTCTCCAGTTCCACCCTGTCACTGGTGTCACGTAAAAAGGAAAGTCTCATCTCAGAACTCCAGAAAAAAGGATGGTACAATACCTCAGTTGCCTTTGGCCTGcaaataaaggaaataaatttttaaatgaaattgctAGCCTGTAACCAGAAGATTACTAATATAAATGCTAGAGATATAACAACATTCATGGGCCTCTATCTAAAAGCTAAAGCTTTTAAGAGAGTTGATATATGGCAGCACATATATATACTTCCAGTCCCTCATATTATAGGAGCTACCAAACAGTCCCTCTAATTTTAATATGCAATCAAATGTTTCATATTTGTCAAGTTTTGTCAATCATGTGCAAATGATAGCCTTTGAAACTCCTTAACAATAGGGGAAATGGAAGTCCAGAGGTTCATGACACCTAGTTGTGGAGTTCCCTAAAGTGGCtaccaaaataattaataccatttctttattattattgcatGATGATAAAATATCCTTTGCACTACTGACTGAACCTTCACATGTATGTGCATGCAAGGCAAAGCACCTTCACCCACCCTTTGTTTTTCTCATATTTGTAAATTGAAGACTTTTGGAAAAGAATAAGTTAACCATGCCTCATTGACTAGGCCACAGCTGTATgcattgtttttaataataaaataaaaaagaaatgtgtaattaaattaaaacagagAGTGAAGGGGCACAAAATAAGAGTTGTGGAAAGACCCTCCTGAATACTGATATCGGCTGATCTTCATAAACTCACATAAATACTTCAATAGATTGATCATTACATATTATCAAAATAGGGTACACTCTTCCATCTTATCTTATTATTCATAATTTGGACTTTGAGACTTCACCATTTTATACCACAGCAATCAAGCAAGTCATCACTAGATGAAAAATTATGAAGGTATATGAGAATGAGAATGGTTTACCTTACATCAGGGTTAGGGTTTAATAGACGACTAATAAGATCTTTGGCTTCAGGAATGAACTCCACTAGGAAAAgatccattttatttttcaaaatattgatatCCCGTTCAATACGTTCTCCAAATGGATGTTTTCCCCCAGTAACACAGAAAAAGAGGACACAACCTAAACTAAATATATCTACTGCCCGTGTTTGACGTCCTTCAACAAGTTGCTCTGGTGCTTGCCAACCTGAACTGCCACCACCTGCAATAAGCCAGTAAACCTTAGTACGAgaataataaactaattaaagtaTTGCAGATTAAAATGTAGGATTCAACAAAAGACAAGCTACTCAATTAAGCTGACATGAAAAAGgaaccaaaaaaggaaaaagtgaaTGGACGGACTTCACATATCAATGTTAAAGTTGAGTCTAAAATCTGAATAATGATATTGGATTGATATGGAAACAAATtgggaaagaaaacaaaattaggaAACAACTCCTAAAATTACATCCTAAATAGGATTAATTGATCCCACCATAAATTATAATGAGTTCATGAGATATATTGAAGATGTTTAGAGATATATATTCTAACCCTCCCCTGGAGTTAAAACTTAATAAGCTTTCAGCttgttacaaataaaaatataaaaataaaataattttagaaaataatgttgGCCCCATAAGCCATAGCTAAAAAGACAAACTCGTTATTCTTCTGAGGAGTACTTACCAGTAGCATTATTACCCAAAGAAGACATATTTTCCAAAAGACATTTGCTAATCCCCATATCAGAAAGCTTTGCACATAAGGATTTTTCCTTGATTATTAGAACATTTTGTGGTTTCAAATCCCGATGTATCATTCCCAATTCATGCAAATGAACAACCCCAGACACAATGTCCCTGTGTTGCCATACAAACAATgaaagttaatttattaaaaaaaatatattataaacttaGAAAGTCAACTTCCATGCACGTACGAGCTTTCATAGATTTATCTCAACCTCAGTCCTCAAGTTAGTTGGATCAACTACGTGAATCCAAATTGTAACTAAACATGTTTACTCTTGGGCATTCTTTATTATTCACTACTATGTTTTCCTCCAACCTTTTACCATCATAACTTCTTAACTATATTTTATGATTGTGTCACCCTTGGTACTCATTTCATCCCCTAGGTTTCTCCTCCCATTGCATTGAAATGCTAAATTTATTCTAGTAAATTATATCTGATCTTCAACTTACTGAATCTACCTCAACCTTAGATGTTAAATCAAGCATTCCACATTTGATAGTCTAAATGAAAAAAACTAATTCATTTTCTAATGATTTAATTGcataggacaaaaaaaaaaacagaaggttattagaaataaaattttaattaaataaaggatATTTTGGAGATGGTAACATTAAATAGGgaaatagtaattaaaatttacttagtCCATCAcacaaatttttcttttgcttatatttcaAGTTTGGAGGTAATACTAGCAAACTTTGTTactttattattgtaattttctattttactttattatggagttgagatgttaaattattatgttatttattggtatatttttttatattaagtaaattcctaCAAGTTTACAAAACCTCTACAAGTTTACATAAACTCTAGAGTTTGACAACCTTTGTCTTGCACATCAATACCAACAAGGTACACTTAGCCTAAAACCAAATTGTCTGATGAGATCTCACATCAACAAAGGACTTGCGCAATCCTTATCTCATAAGTTTTGAGTTAGTTTTGGGGATTGAGTTAGACTCAAtccaattttaaaatgatatcaaAGTCTATCACAGATCTAATATTAAGTCACCCTCAACTATCCACAAATCTATCCGAACTAAAAGTTTTCCTagtgcaataaaaaaattatgttctcTCCAATCTCCACATTCCAGATGTCCAATCTAGGAGGGAGGCAGTGCTTTGAGATTCCACATCAACTATAGATATGACCAATTGATATGATCAAAGTAAAGCTAATAAAGGCCTGGTCAACTTTCACCTCATGAGATACGTTTTaggatattttatattatatgtctATTAATAAATTGTCAAAAAACATAATACCAACCTCATTAGTTTTAGTAATAGAGGCGATGGATAGCGGTTTTCCTTCCAAAGACATTGTGTATTATACTTCTCCATCTCCATTTGGGACTTTATCAAACATCTGAAACCTTGGTCCTTCATAAGCACAGAGTTTTCTGATATATCTgaataaatttgaatcaaatcatCTAAATTGCATGTACAACGTTCCAAAGCAAGGTAAACAAAATCGCTATCATACTCCACCCCATGCCATCGGACAATATTTGGATGCTGATCAGACACAATAAGATTTTGGATTTCTTTATAAGCTACATCATGATGAGCCTTAACGAGACGTTTAACAGCAACTGCTCGGCCTTCATATATTCCCTCAAGGACAATGGTACCGTTGCTGCCCTTAGCAATCACTTTAtttgaaacaaataatttacCAATCCTTCGTCCATCAACACTTTCATCAACTTGGTTGAAGTGCTGCCATACTTCTCTATAATTACCCTTTTGTGTCAGAACATCCTTATTCTCTGGAGACAGGTGCTTTTCCCTTTTATCGATAGTGTCATTTTTCTTCCCTGATTTtcgtgttttctttttcttagcaGGCGAGCTTTTTAATTCAGACTCACTGTTTTGGTCCTTCATTACATCTTGATTCTTAATCACTAGAGGATAGATGACTGAAAAGGCCACAAGAAAGACCGTAAACAATATAAGAGGTAATGGAGTTGGCCATTCACTTGTCCTGTTCAGATAAACTTCCCCTGGTGTTGTAATCTCCACAAGAGGCTGTTGAGGGAGCATTATATTATCATCATGACCATTGAATAATCTATCAATATTTGGCTGTGAAGGAAGTATTAGATTTGAGTTAGGAATTGAGAGCATATCATTTTCATGATAATCCACAAGTAATCTTTCAGTTAGTGAAGGTTCAAACTGAAAATTCTTTTTCAGGCGAATGACTTGGTTTATCTCTTGACATGGGTATGGCATCCTAAAGTTGAGGCTACTGTCAGAAGCATACTCATCCTCTAGATCAAAAGAGGTATGTTGGCATAATAAGACAGCCTCTAATTCAGCTACTGCCATAGTCCACAAAACTATTCCTGAGCTAGGACCAACAGATTTAAGAGAATAATCTGTCCTAAAAATCTTAAGCAGCGGCTGTGGTGAATTAAGCTTCATAGGATCAGCAAGATCCTTATCGTTTACGTTGAGGATATTTGTAACACCTTGGTTGCCATCACTCCAAGGTGCAGAAGCATTATCAATATCAGACATCGCATGGATTTTAATGATTGATCCAGTTTTAGCATCAACTTCAAACAAAGTGCTTCTTTTGGATCCAAGTGTTACTGCTCCATCATCTGAAAAGGTAGGTGTACGAGCTACATATTCTGCAATAGATTCTGAGATTCTCTGCAGATATGACAAACCAATCAACAAAACAGCAAGTTCGGTATTCCTAAAATAATAACAGCACTTAGATAAACAATATTTGAAAACACCATAGGtcacattaaatattatacttttctaattaaaaagaaacaagGAACACCCTACGTTTTTTATCAATCATAAGAAATTTTAGCATATGTAATTGTTGATTACACACCATGgcagaaaatatttaaataatgcaGGATACCAATAAAATTATCTCTCATTTTGATTTTGCAGTTATAGGTATGAAACTGtgataaagaaagaacaaaacatTTAGCTACATAGGGTTGGAACAACCACAGCATGTCTCAAAACCAACATGCCACAGGAACAACCTGAGACCTATCTTAGTCTCCCTGAAAACCATTTTTGGGAATAGATCAATTTAAAGTTTAGGTTCATGAATTTTTCAGATACATGCATGGGGTCTTATCCCATGTTCTTAGGAGGTAGCTCTTGCATTTATGCTACACTGGAGCATTTCTCAAATTTCAGTCTCAATCTTCAACTACCATGAAAGGAATTATATCACATAAAATTAGCAGTATCTCTGTCAAAAAGCAAGTATCGCTTCTAGAATTCAGTAATTGGTAAGTTACAAAACaatctctatttatttatttatttattttggggtGGGGTGTGTGTGGTGGTGGGGGAGATGaaatataaaccatcacaaacATAATATATTTCGGTCGGTGATATTTTATGCACTTAGTCATGTCCAGAACATTTCACTCAAACCAAAACATTTGTACATCAATGAAATGACTTCTAAGTCCATGTATTCATTTATGATATTCTTCTAATAAGGTATCATTCTACGTTAGTCCCATAAAGTGCCAATGCATATTTGCAAAATTTTCAACCACATCCAATAAAGAACAAGAGTAACTTCCAACCAagagttaaattaaaaaatttgtcttAGGATATGTTTGCGTAAGTTTTTTGAAAACacttctaaaaagaaaaaaataaaatgattttttttataaattaaaatgaattttctattagttaatttatagaagttcttttatataatttttctaaaagatgaaagaatatttacactaattaaaaactcatttaatttataaaaaaattcatcttttttttattttttattttttttcccttaaaagtacttctaaaaaaatttacccAAAACATGTCCTTAAAGCACAATCAAAATTCTTTCACTTAAGAAAAGCATCAATTACACAACAATTACAATGCTCAGATATATCTTAAGACAAATACCATTTTACCAAAGTGCTTGTCGTGCATATACAATGACCAGTCATTCCCTTCCCCGCATTCCATGAACCCACTCGTTAGTGCTGCAGATGCATTTTCTTTACCATTATCCTTTTTGGTTGGTGCTCGATGTGATTGATAGATTGGTGATCCTGTCGAGAACGACCATATGACTCTCATGGAACCACTCTCCAATTGGTCCACCAAGTGCATAGTCCCATCTAGGGTCACAATCAGTGCCGTAGTTGCAGCCTTACtgtcaatgaaaatattttatcaagtaGAATAATGACAACATGATTCGCAAGCACATagataatctttaaaattatagaaCACGACCACCTTATTGCAATACAACATATAAAATCAGTACAAAATTAACACAATACAGGTTCTGTCTCAAAAGAGGAATCAATGTTTCCAAAAGCCAGCATAAGTCATCACGCGAGTAATAAAATACTACCCTCTGTTCCTGAATATAAGGCCAACTAAATTTTGTTGGTATGTGTAATTCTATTAAAATTGGCTTATATTAAGGACCAAAGagaatataatttatcttattttgatGCTATTCTCATCTATATTAGATAAAAACATGGTTTTAAATTACAATTAGTGTGTGATTTCATTGCGGTCCTTGATATTGGCGATCGAGAAAATCGCAAAAACCTTGATGATACGGAcaatatttaaaaccttgataaAAGTTCCAAAACAAGTATAGAATGCAGCGAAGCAGAGGCGGAGGGAGTGGGAGCCTATTGGGGCAATGGTTCCCGAAGGTTTTTAAACTATGATAATActattatgtataaaattattttatggtcgctttttttactttaagttcttttaaacattttttattaattaaattttatgtaaaagtcaattttttttttactttcttttatttgataattatatttagttttttgtatatttttattttatttttcgcaagatcaaaatttttttttcattgatgtTCTTCTTTCTTTGTCCTATAACTTCCTTTTACtatgtttttaacatttttttatcttaactgttaatttttttaattaattattataaataaaaaatgaaggaataataaaatacttaaaataactttgtatcttttataaaatgattaacttaatgaaaaaattaactttaaacaaaaaaatgatttcttttagtaatattttattagatttatatttttatttttgctaatGATACatctatatttaattaatttttctaaacatttattatgttttattcatttaaacaagtattttttaatatttttaagaactttttttgtgtttttcatgtatctaattttgaaaaatatactttgactataatgaattttttttcacttaacttaaatgaaatttttgtcCTTTCGTTTGCTTTTGATACGGATCTTTGACTCTTGGACGATTATGTGTTGGTTACACTTATTCATTATCTCTTATCTTCAACACACTTTATATGTCATTTTGCCCATAAACAATATTAGttacatattaaattttttttataaatatcatgtaaaattttatatatttttaaagtcataattctttttatattgGCCTCACTTATCTAAAATTTCTTGCCCCGCCCCTGCGCGAAGAATATTGGTGGTGGTGTTCGAGAAATGCTCCACATAAATACATATATGACACTACAAACAATTCCTCGATGAAAACAACACCGAGCTGTTGAAAGTTGGAACaaccttaaaaataataagactTGTATAACTTATATTTCATAGCAAAACACGCTCACGAACATGCTTgttgtgaaaagaaaagaaaaaaacgctACGTGGAAAGTGCCATCAGTGATGGATAAATTGAAGGgcgaaaaagaaaggaaggaagTAATAAAGAAGGAAATGAAAGAGAGTTAGTTAAGGGAACTTAcggaggaagagagagaagggaTCGCGAAGCGGGTCGATGGTGAAGTGCACTGTGGATGTCGCGTTCTTCATTTGAATGGGGCGTTCCTGAGGTTGGGATGAAGCAGTAGAAGGTGATTAGGGAGGCAAGAAGAAAGGAAATGAGAAGAAGAGGAAACTTCATTGGGACAAGGGTAGAAGGGAATTCAACTTTCAAGAAAGTGTTTGGCTTGCAAGAAATAATGAAGAGGAGGAAAAGGGGTTTGTTTATTGGGAGGGAAGGGTAGACAAAGGGAGAACAGCTACAGGCAGCATGGAAGATTCCACGCTTCTTCTCCGACCTCAAACATCTCCCGTGTTGGACTTCTGTTTTCTTGGCaaggacttttttttggtaaatctTGACAAGGACTGCGTTTGGACTTCAAGAAAgattttgtttaatattaattttttatatttaactaagatatatacttttaaagaaaacattaaTTGTCAAGTGTCTTTAACTTAATTGATTGTCTCATAATTCAATtcctacaaaaataaaaaacactaattaataaagttgtgttaaatatggaaaaaaattatacttgtaATATTCATATCTTATACCCtctactttaattaaaaaaaaatcatctttttattttcatgctcAATATTTTCATTCTCTAAATCAAATACATCCTAAATCATACAAATTTCAATCTAGGTTTTTGTTATAtccattctttttctttttttttgctaaatatACTCCcacttattctttttcttctaatttttattatcatacatATATCTTTATACATATAACATTGATACATAACTATTATTCTAGAATGTATTTTCCAAAACAATGTTTTACATTTAACATTATGAAAAGTATTTttagaaacataattttatttttaatattttagaaaatactttccaagatattatttttgtatttcgGATAGTACttttcaaaatgttaaaaaaataaaaccctatataaaaaaaattagtacaataataaagcaattgaaatggaaaaaaacatataattaatgTGGGTCTTTTAATTGGGCCTTTTTGTGAGAGGCCAAGAGCAAAATGGATTGTATGtcgttttgatgtgccatcattttcttctattttctaaaccctttttgcaccattttaattattgattggtcttaattgtcaattaattaggcaattttattatttgggcccattcagctaatttgatgtttttaatctaatttcagaaattaatgaagcattgggcttgaatctagcattgggcttgaatctagaattgggcttggacttgaagaaggcagactaatttattctataaaattagatcttatcttatctagatattatttagatttgatctcatctagatattatttcatctagatcttatcttatcttatcttatctagatttgatttgattttacttatgggcttggatttaaaacatatttgtaagctttggggctgaaaaaaactatataacagcaccaaggttctagtttaggagccccccccccctctctcctcgtgggagactctctctctctcctctctctcttctatttttcgtttttagttttagtctctcttctctttctcttttattttcgtttttttcaattccagttcagacttttagttttatcaataaaatttcattctctatttgattaatggaaggctaagtccgcagcgttgttttcccttgaggatcaagcacagttctctttgaggttctattattactgttaaattctgtttagtttttcctcttcactaattactttgaatttgttgcttttaattcatgcatgcttagtgcttgattaattgtctctgcgcttaatttacgttcatgcttaatgatcgtttatgagtaattggtgtatgtgatgcttaatcacataatgaatgccttatgttgaatttcgcttagtaatttaatttagggttggattaagtggttaaactgataaaggataaactctcgtaac
The Glycine max cultivar Williams 82 chromosome 16, Glycine_max_v4.0, whole genome shotgun sequence genome window above contains:
- the LOC100785904 gene encoding serine/threonine-protein kinase/endoribonuclease IRE1a isoform X1 yields the protein MKFPLLLISFLLASLITFYCFIPTSGTPHSNEERDIHSALHHRPASRSLLSLPPKAATTALIVTLDGTMHLVDQLESGSMRVIWSFSTGSPIYQSHRAPTKKDNGKENASAALTSGFMECGEGNDWSLYMHDKHFGKMRISESIAEYVARTPTFSDDGAVTLGSKRSTLFEVDAKTGSIIKIHAMSDIDNASAPWSDGNQGVTNILNVNDKDLADPMKLNSPQPLLKIFRTDYSLKSVGPSSGIVLWTMAVAELEAVLLCQHTSFDLEDEYASDSSLNFRMPYPCQEINQVIRLKKNFQFEPSLTERLLVDYHENDMLSIPNSNLILPSQPNIDRLFNGHDDNIMLPQQPLVEITTPGEVYLNRTSEWPTPLPLILFTVFLVAFSVIYPLVIKNQDVMKDQNSESELKSSPAKKKKTRKSGKKNDTIDKREKHLSPENKDVLTQKGNYREVWQHFNQVDESVDGRRIGKLFVSNKVIAKGSNGTIVLEGIYEGRAVAVKRLVKAHHDVAYKEIQNLIVSDQHPNIVRWHGVEYDSDFVYLALERCTCNLDDLIQIYSDISENSVLMKDQGFRCLIKSQMEMEKYNTQCLWKENRYPSPLLLKLMRDIVSGVVHLHELGMIHRDLKPQNVLIIKEKSLCAKLSDMGISKCLLENMSSLGNNATGGGSSGWQAPEQLVEGRQTRAVDIFSLGCVLFFCVTGGKHPFGERIERDINILKNKMDLFLVEFIPEAKDLISRLLNPNPDVRPKATEVLYHPFFWSSEMRLSFLRDTSDRVELENRETNSDLLVTLESIATVALGGKWDERMEPAFIANIGYYRRYNFNSVRDLLRVMRNKLNHYREMPREIQELVGPVPEGFFNYFASRYPRLLIEVYKVILQYCKEEECFLRYFKNVD
- the LOC100785904 gene encoding serine/threonine-protein kinase/endoribonuclease IRE1a isoform X2 is translated as MTGHCICTTSTLRISESIAEYVARTPTFSDDGAVTLGSKRSTLFEVDAKTGSIIKIHAMSDIDNASAPWSDGNQGVTNILNVNDKDLADPMKLNSPQPLLKIFRTDYSLKSVGPSSGIVLWTMAVAELEAVLLCQHTSFDLEDEYASDSSLNFRMPYPCQEINQVIRLKKNFQFEPSLTERLLVDYHENDMLSIPNSNLILPSQPNIDRLFNGHDDNIMLPQQPLVEITTPGEVYLNRTSEWPTPLPLILFTVFLVAFSVIYPLVIKNQDVMKDQNSESELKSSPAKKKKTRKSGKKNDTIDKREKHLSPENKDVLTQKGNYREVWQHFNQVDESVDGRRIGKLFVSNKVIAKGSNGTIVLEGIYEGRAVAVKRLVKAHHDVAYKEIQNLIVSDQHPNIVRWHGVEYDSDFVYLALERCTCNLDDLIQIYSDISENSVLMKDQGFRCLIKSQMEMEKYNTQCLWKENRYPSPLLLKLMRDIVSGVVHLHELGMIHRDLKPQNVLIIKEKSLCAKLSDMGISKCLLENMSSLGNNATGGGSSGWQAPEQLVEGRQTRAVDIFSLGCVLFFCVTGGKHPFGERIERDINILKNKMDLFLVEFIPEAKDLISRLLNPNPDVRPKATEVLYHPFFWSSEMRLSFLRDTSDRVELENRETNSDLLVTLESIATVALGGKWDERMEPAFIANIGYYRRYNFNSVRDLLRVMRNKLNHYREMPREIQELVGPVPEGFFNYFASRYPRLLIEVYKVILQYCKEEECFLRYFKNVD
- the LOC100785904 gene encoding serine/threonine-protein kinase/endoribonuclease IRE1a isoform X3, which gives rise to MKFPLLLISFLLASLITFYCFIPTSGTPHSNEERDIHSALHHRPASRSLLSLPPKAATTALIVTLDGTMHLVDQLESGSMRVIWSFSTGSPIYQSHRAPTKKDNGKENASAALTSGFMECGEGNDWSLYMHDKHFGKMRISESIAEYVARTPTFSDDGAVTLGSKRSTLFEVDAKTGSIIKIHAMSDIDNASAPWSDGNQGVTNILNVNDKDLADPMKLNSPQPLLKIFRTDYSLKSVGPSSGIVLWTMAVAELEAVLLCQHTSFDLEDEYASDSSLNFRMPYPCQEINQVIRLKKNFQFEPSLTERLLVDYHENDMLSIPNSNLILPSQPNIDRLFNGHDDNIMLPQQPLVEITTPGEVYLNRTSEWPTPLPLILFTVFLVAFSVIYPLVIKNQDVMKDQNSESELKSSPAKKKKTRKSGKKNDTIDKREKHLSPENKDVLTQKGNYREVWQHFNQVDESVDGRRIGKLFVSNKVIAKGSNGTIVLEGIYEGRAVAVKRLVKAHHDVAYKEIQNLIVSDQHPNIVRWHGVEYDSDFVYLALERCTCNLDDLIQIYSDISENSVLMKDQGFRCLIKSQMEMEKYNTQCLWKENRYPSPLLLKLMRDIVSGVVHLHELGMIHRDLKPQNVLIIKEKSLCAKLSDMGISKCLLENMSSLGNNATGGGSSGWQAPEQLVEGRQTRAVDIFSLGCVLFFCVTGGKHPFGERIERDINILKNKMDLFLVEFIPEAKDLISRLLNPNPDAKGN